In the Phaseolus vulgaris cultivar G19833 chromosome 7, P. vulgaris v2.0, whole genome shotgun sequence genome, one interval contains:
- the LOC137828259 gene encoding polygalacturonase-like has translation MKFSTIILLLSFFIVINFVLTQSANLDISKFGGKPNTDIAKALTSAWAEACASTSAVKIVIPSGTYQMTHVEVKGPCKAPIEIQVDGTLKAPEKPEAVGGDQWLRIGYVNSLTISGKGVFDGQGATAWKQNECAKKFDCKQLGMNFGFNFINNSIVRDITSKDSKHFHVNVLGCNNFTFDGFKVSAPGDSHNTDGIHIGRSTGVNVLNTDIATGDDCVSLGDGSRQVLIQNVNCGPGHGISIGSLGKYKEEEPVEGVTVKGCTLKGTTNGVRIKTWPNEPGTITVNDMKFEDITMDNVQNPVIIDQEYCPNNQCSKGTPSKVKISKVSIKGIKGTSATKEGIILACSSGVPCEGVEIGDVTLTYNGAPVTATCTNVKPTITGKAPACGEAATDTKESDSATDKKSSDSATDKKSSDSATDKKESTDKKTDKKAKQ, from the exons ATGAAGTTCTCTACGATCATATTGttgttatctttttttattgtaattaacTTTGTTTTAACTCAATCAGCAAATCTTGATATATCAAAATTTGGAGGAAAACCAAATACAGATATAGCCAAG GCTTTAACAAGTGCTTGGGCTGAAGCATGTGCATCGACATCTGCGGTAAAAATTGTGATTCCAAGTGGGACATATCAAATGACCCATGTAGAGGTAAAAGGTCCTTGCAAAGCTCCTATTGAAATTCAAGTTGATGGCACACTCAAAGCACCTGAAAAGCCAGAGGCAGTTGGCGGTGACCAATGGCTTAGGATTGGCTATGTTAACTCTTTAACCATATCTGGTAAAGGAGTTTTTGATGGTCAAGGTGCAACTGCTTGGAAGCAAAATGAATGTGCAAAAAAATTTGATTGCAAACAACTTGGCATG AACTTCGGTTTTAATTTCATCAATAATTCAATAGTTCGTGACATTACTAGCAAGGATAGCAAACACTTTCATGTCAATGTTTTGGGTTGCAACAATTTCACATTCGACGGATTTAAAGTAAGTGCTCCAGGTGATAGCCACAACACCGATGGCATCCACATTGGAAGATCCACCGGTGTGAATGTTCTTAATACAGACATTGCCACTGGAGATGATTGTGTCTCATTGGGTGACGGTAGCAGACAGGTACTTATCCAAAATGTGAATTGTGGACCTGGTCATGGTATTAGTATTGGAAGCCTTGGAAAGTACAAGGAAGAAGAGCCTGTTGAAGGTGTTACAGTTAAGGGTTGCACTTTGAAAGGAACTACGAATGGAGTGAGGATTAAGACATGGCCTAACGAGCCAGGAACAATTACAGTTAATGACATGAAATTTGAAGATATTACCATGGATAATGTGCAGAACCCTGTCATCATAGACCAAGAGTATTGTCCAAACAACCAATGCTCCAAAGGG ACTCCATCAAAAGTAAAGATAAGCAAAGTTTCCATCAAGGGTATTAAGGGAACTTCAGCAACTAAAGAAGGAATTATTCTTGCTTGTAGTAGTGGTGTTCCATGTGAGGGTGTTGAGATAGGTGATGTTACGCTCACATACAATGGAGCTCCGGTAACCGCTACATGTACTAATGTCAAGCCAACAATAACAGGGAAAGCCCCTGCTTGCGGTGAAGCTGCTACTGATACAAAGGAAAGTGATTCTGCTACTGATAAAAAATCAAGTGATTCTGCTACTGATAAAAAATCAAGTGATTCGGCTACTGATAAAAAAGAGAGCACTGATAAAAAAACTGATAAAAAAGCAAAGCAGTGA